From Brachionichthys hirsutus isolate HB-005 chromosome 16, CSIRO-AGI_Bhir_v1, whole genome shotgun sequence, a single genomic window includes:
- the LOC137905398 gene encoding tubulin epsilon and delta complex protein 2, producing the protein MSLLDAVEQAIKSCKTEQTRINGRIQLYREMLRAVTSHDLEESESADDTATGTDTSPGEKEDLELLERALEKALHVRTGQRPSKTDPNKQPAPPKEPGTSKDRIQASASKGKQNTSRLTSKSVRIDRKGHKKGAGASATSAPGSKSVIRNPGQHETPVHRDILTKDPASSARKSQQSGEVLAPDSTQTAKWKSLMTKQNGLWDKVAATQRNPVPERSHFVERIRATFPEDWPCGSPGDSLTRQGRDLTQRWQTKETPAKQTSEAATLPEWDAWDRWRPEGGCLCPSGANIVWGDGLIAPLPPTITYTTEAELRELEKLRMRVALLQQEVHLEEAAFDALSPQLSSIAPGPECPDVSMLRDVYSLLGEGGQHFPALVLDSESD; encoded by the exons ATGTCACTGCTCGATGCTGTCGAACAAGCTATCAAATCATGCAAAACGGAACAAACCAGGATCAATGGAAGAATTCAACTCTACAGAGAAATGTTACGCGCCGT AACATCGCATGACTTGGAGGAGTCCGAATCTGCTGATGATACGGCTACAG GCACAGATACGTCACCAGGGGAGAAAGAAGATCTCGAACTGCTTGAGCGAGCCCTGGAGAAAGCCCTTCATGTGCGTACCGGTCAAAGACCCTCTAAAACGGACCCAAACAAACAGCCTGCACCTCCAAAGGAACCAGGCACATCCAAAGACAGAATACAGGCCTCTGCATCTAAAGGCAAACAAAACACCTCCAGGCTGACCTCGAAATCTGTCAGGATTGACAGAAAAGGGCACAAAAAGGGCGCTGGTGCTTCAGCGACCTCCGCACCGGGTTCGAAATCAGTCATCCGTAATCCTGGGCAGCACGAAACCCCGGTTCATAGAGACATCTTGACGAAGGACCCTGCCTCCTCAGCAAGGAAATCGCAGCAGTCTGGTGAAGTTCTGGCTCCGGATTCCACTCAAACAGCAAAATGGAAATCTCTAATGACAAAGCAAAACGG GCTGTGGGACAAAGTGGCTGCTACACAACGGAATCCTGTGCCTGAAAGGAGTCATTTCGTGGAGAGAATAAGAGCCACG TTCCCGGAGGATTGGCCATGCGGCAGCCCGGGTGACAGTCTGACTCGCCAAGGGCGTGATCTCACACAGCGCTGGCAGACAAAGGAGACGCCAGCCAAACAGACCTCAGAAGCCGCCACACTTCCGG AGTGGGACGCGTGGGACCGATGGAGGCCAGAGGGAGGTTGTCTTTGCCCCAGTGGGGCAAATATCGTGTGGGGAGATGGCTTGATTGCGCCCCTGCCCCCAACTATAACCTACACAACAGAAGCGGAGCTCAGAGAGCTGGAGAAGCTGAGGATGAGGGTGGCGCTGTTGCAGCAGGAGGTGCACCTCGAGGAG GCTGCATTCGACGCCCTGTCTCCCCAGCTTTCTTCTATAGCCCCCGGGCCCGAATGCCCCGATGTCAGCATGCTGAGAGACGTGTACTCCCTGCTGGGGGAGGGAGGGCAGCATTTCCCTGCCCTAGTCCTGGACTCTGAGTCGGACTGA